One stretch of Amycolatopsis tolypomycina DNA includes these proteins:
- a CDS encoding DUF6801 domain-containing protein, with translation MAAAAGLVAGALVVGAQAGAADPISLTLNYHCTFPLVGSQSLKVVINTDLPTTVNTGQPTGAFDIKAVSTINADTVSGLSLIGATTLEGTATASATVAAPSLNLPVSVPITLDKTNIPASGEMNINAAGKTPSLTFTQAGQAKITVGDLNLKVTPRKADGSVTGITPDGTIDAPCTQDSGQNNTLATITINGGGGPTTTPPVTTPPVTTPPVTTPPVTTPPTTTPPGGGIKYSFGITGQTALKSLGSTAPITGSFDADVNLSAKTFTGSLQLNPTHTDFKLFGFLQGSSDVKVVQNGPQTGELVGTGFKAHIKFDTFLTTVNLFGIPISTDPKCGTVSPSTSEMTTGPDFDLLKGGKLSGTYSLSALQNCGSFNDIISAFAKSDGNSLNLTLTKK, from the coding sequence GTGGCCGCGGCGGCCGGGCTCGTCGCCGGCGCGCTCGTCGTCGGCGCACAGGCCGGCGCCGCCGACCCGATTTCGCTGACGCTGAACTACCACTGCACCTTCCCGCTGGTGGGTTCGCAGTCGCTGAAGGTGGTGATCAACACCGACCTGCCGACCACGGTGAACACCGGGCAGCCGACCGGCGCGTTCGACATCAAGGCCGTGTCCACCATCAACGCGGACACCGTCAGCGGCCTGAGCTTGATCGGCGCCACCACGCTGGAAGGCACCGCCACGGCGAGCGCGACCGTCGCCGCGCCGAGCCTCAACCTGCCGGTCAGCGTGCCGATCACGCTGGACAAGACGAACATCCCGGCGTCCGGGGAAATGAACATCAACGCCGCGGGCAAGACGCCGTCGCTGACGTTCACCCAGGCCGGCCAGGCGAAGATCACCGTGGGTGACCTGAACCTCAAGGTCACCCCGCGCAAGGCCGACGGCTCGGTCACCGGCATCACGCCGGACGGCACGATCGACGCGCCCTGCACGCAGGACAGCGGCCAGAACAACACCCTGGCCACGATCACCATCAACGGCGGTGGCGGGCCGACGACCACGCCGCCGGTGACCACGCCGCCCGTCACGACGCCGCCGGTGACCACGCCGCCGGTGACGACCCCGCCCACGACCACGCCGCCGGGCGGGGGCATCAAGTACTCCTTCGGCATCACCGGGCAGACGGCCCTGAAGTCGCTCGGCAGCACCGCGCCGATCACCGGCTCGTTCGACGCCGACGTCAACCTGTCGGCCAAGACGTTCACCGGGAGCCTGCAGCTGAACCCGACGCACACCGACTTCAAGCTGTTCGGCTTCCTGCAGGGCAGCTCGGACGTCAAGGTCGTGCAGAACGGCCCGCAGACCGGTGAGCTGGTGGGCACCGGCTTCAAGGCGCACATCAAGTTCGACACGTTCCTCACCACGGTCAACCTGTTCGGCATCCCGATCAGCACCGACCCGAAGTGCGGCACGGTCAGCCCCTCGACCAGCGAAATGACCACCGGTCCCGACTTCGACCTGCTCAAGGGCGGCAAGCTGTCGGGCACCTACTCGCTGTCCGCGCTGCAGAACTGCGGCTCGTTCAACGACATCATCAGCGCTTTCGCCAAGAGCGACGGCAACTCGCTGAACCTCACCCTCACCAAGAAGTGA
- a CDS encoding lipase family protein has product MTARRVLATLVALVLTTAFAGADSPAAAEPAPPGDAFYVPPSPLPAGNPGDVIRWRPSHAGPRHASVDAWQVMYLSTNALGQPDAVTGTVLVPKTADRATAPIVAFAPGTHGPAFGCTPSKMIDIGAFYEQPGLDDLLDAGYAVAVPDYEGYRPDPKTTYVVGRSEGPAVIDVVRAAQRLGAAGLSASAKVVFRGYSQGGGAAAWAGELQPTYAPELNLVGIAAGGVPADLVQVTLQLDGKFGFGVFAYALLGLDQAYPELQLDSFLSDNGRAKLAEMQRSACTFELLTTYANQKIADYTTGPGYIKPAWVARLNENKLGATPPRVPVFLYHATGDQLVQFAQADSLHKAYCAAGVRETWQTYDTDHITLVYTGNADVLAFVKDRIAGKPATASC; this is encoded by the coding sequence GTGACGGCCCGCCGCGTGCTCGCCACGCTGGTGGCGCTGGTCCTGACCACGGCCTTCGCCGGCGCCGACAGCCCGGCCGCCGCCGAGCCCGCCCCACCCGGCGACGCCTTCTACGTGCCGCCGTCGCCGCTGCCCGCGGGCAACCCGGGTGACGTCATCCGCTGGCGGCCGTCGCACGCCGGGCCGCGCCACGCTTCGGTCGACGCGTGGCAGGTGATGTACCTGTCGACGAACGCGCTCGGGCAGCCCGACGCCGTCACCGGCACGGTTCTGGTGCCGAAGACCGCCGACCGCGCGACCGCGCCGATCGTGGCGTTCGCCCCGGGCACGCACGGGCCGGCGTTCGGCTGCACGCCGTCGAAGATGATCGACATCGGCGCCTTCTACGAGCAGCCCGGCCTCGACGACCTGCTCGACGCCGGGTACGCGGTCGCCGTCCCGGACTACGAGGGCTACCGGCCGGACCCGAAGACGACGTACGTGGTGGGCCGGTCCGAGGGGCCCGCGGTGATCGACGTGGTCCGCGCGGCCCAGCGGCTCGGCGCGGCCGGGCTGTCGGCGTCGGCGAAGGTGGTCTTCCGCGGGTACTCCCAGGGCGGCGGCGCCGCGGCGTGGGCGGGCGAGCTGCAGCCGACGTACGCGCCCGAGCTGAACCTCGTCGGTATCGCGGCCGGTGGGGTGCCTGCCGACCTGGTCCAGGTGACGCTGCAGCTCGACGGCAAGTTCGGCTTCGGCGTGTTCGCCTACGCGCTGCTCGGGCTCGACCAGGCTTACCCCGAGCTGCAGCTGGACTCGTTCCTCAGCGACAACGGGCGGGCGAAGCTGGCCGAGATGCAGCGGAGCGCGTGCACGTTCGAGCTGCTCACGACGTATGCGAACCAGAAGATCGCGGACTACACGACCGGCCCGGGCTACATCAAGCCGGCGTGGGTGGCCCGGCTGAACGAGAACAAGCTCGGCGCAACGCCGCCGCGGGTGCCGGTGTTCCTCTACCACGCGACCGGCGACCAGCTGGTGCAGTTCGCGCAGGCCGACAGCCTGCACAAGGCGTACTGCGCGGCCGGGGTCCGGGAGACGTGGCAGACCTACGACACCGACCACATCACGCTGGTCTACACCGGCAACGCCGACGTCCTGGCCTTCGTCAAGGACCGGATCGCCGGGAAACCGGCGACGGCGAGCTGCTGA
- a CDS encoding GNAT family N-acetyltransferase — protein sequence MTGLLTERLRQACDNAVAMWTTLARARGDDVVEHPAFTAIDGRRFRIMLRTATPGDAVVEELTELAAKRRGEGRAVVVEDPFRVLDLTDLGLTAGQLPVMAREPGAAPERPEGVERVTTPAELAGAEDLVVHGFPLEEYQPYRPGTVFPPELLDRATAFFRKGGQGACLTMAHGGVGGVYWVTTMPEHRSQGVGRALMYAVLRHFEDVPVTLTASRSGRPLYEKLGFANLGDANWWR from the coding sequence ATGACCGGATTGCTCACCGAGCGGCTGCGGCAGGCCTGCGACAACGCCGTCGCCATGTGGACGACCCTCGCCCGCGCCCGCGGTGACGACGTGGTCGAGCACCCCGCGTTCACCGCGATCGACGGCCGCCGCTTCCGGATCATGCTGCGGACCGCCACCCCCGGCGACGCCGTCGTCGAGGAGCTCACCGAGCTGGCCGCGAAGCGCCGGGGCGAGGGGCGGGCGGTCGTCGTCGAGGATCCGTTCCGGGTGCTCGACCTGACGGACCTCGGGCTGACCGCCGGGCAGCTGCCGGTGATGGCCCGCGAGCCCGGCGCCGCGCCCGAGCGCCCGGAAGGCGTCGAGCGCGTCACCACCCCCGCCGAGCTGGCCGGCGCCGAGGACCTCGTCGTCCACGGCTTCCCGCTCGAGGAGTACCAGCCCTACCGGCCCGGCACCGTCTTCCCGCCCGAGCTCCTCGACCGGGCCACCGCGTTCTTCCGCAAGGGCGGCCAGGGCGCCTGCCTGACCATGGCCCACGGTGGCGTCGGCGGCGTCTACTGGGTGACGACCATGCCCGAGCACCGCTCCCAGGGCGTCGGGCGCGCGCTGATGTACGCGGTGCTCCGGCACTTCGAGGACGTGCCCGTCACGCTGACCGCCTCGCGCTCCGGGCGGCCGCTCTACGAGAAGCTCGGCTTCGCCAATCTCGGCGACGCGAACTGGTGGCGCTGA
- a CDS encoding helix-turn-helix domain-containing protein, whose protein sequence is MRGSAASDSSVWSRLPPELGVAVRPRIPEIARACVDAIAAEIPEYSARFGAGPGRATAIELARRGIERDVDRVGTPALWQADRLAEFRGHGREAFHNGVSREAVQAAVRVSSRVTWRWIADIAREAGLSGDVLYGAAEGMFADVETSMAAVAEGYSAAEAAVSGTGERHRRLLRALLGGRAPADVDGLLAASGLPVPERLAAVAFRALPGAPEFPPGLLPEHVPADPAGDPPAALTPAPDIDLIDLTGLPPGWTAAVGPLVPPVEAPESFRVARRAVDLAARGLLDAPGPVIWCRDHVTTLLLLADEFLVGQLASTTLAPLSGLTGRRREQLAETLLALVRTRGSAPELGRLLDLHPQTIRARLKKLGELFGARLDDPAERLRLELALLAERVLPDQG, encoded by the coding sequence ATGCGCGGTTCCGCTGCCTCGGACAGCTCCGTGTGGTCCCGGCTGCCGCCCGAACTCGGGGTCGCGGTGCGCCCGCGGATCCCGGAGATCGCCCGGGCCTGCGTCGACGCCATCGCCGCCGAAATTCCGGAATATTCCGCGAGATTCGGCGCCGGCCCCGGCCGCGCGACCGCGATCGAGCTGGCGCGGCGCGGGATCGAGCGGGACGTCGACCGCGTCGGCACGCCCGCGCTGTGGCAGGCCGACCGGCTGGCCGAGTTCCGCGGCCACGGGCGCGAAGCGTTCCACAACGGCGTCAGCCGCGAAGCCGTGCAGGCGGCCGTGCGCGTGTCGAGCCGGGTCACCTGGCGGTGGATCGCCGACATCGCGCGGGAAGCGGGCCTGTCCGGCGACGTTCTCTACGGCGCCGCCGAAGGGATGTTCGCCGACGTCGAGACGTCGATGGCGGCCGTCGCGGAGGGCTACAGCGCCGCCGAGGCCGCGGTGTCCGGCACCGGCGAACGGCACCGCCGCCTGCTGCGCGCGCTCCTCGGCGGCCGCGCGCCGGCCGATGTGGACGGTCTGCTCGCGGCGTCCGGGCTGCCGGTGCCCGAGCGGCTGGCGGCGGTGGCGTTCCGGGCGCTGCCGGGCGCCCCGGAGTTCCCGCCCGGCCTGCTCCCGGAGCACGTCCCGGCCGATCCGGCGGGCGACCCGCCTGCCGCGCTGACACCGGCCCCGGACATCGACCTGATCGACCTGACGGGCCTGCCACCGGGCTGGACGGCGGCGGTCGGCCCGCTGGTCCCGCCGGTCGAGGCACCCGAGTCGTTCCGCGTCGCCCGCCGCGCGGTCGACCTGGCCGCCCGCGGCCTCCTCGACGCCCCGGGCCCGGTGATCTGGTGCCGCGACCACGTGACGACGCTGCTGCTGCTCGCGGACGAGTTCCTGGTCGGCCAGCTGGCTTCGACGACGCTGGCGCCGCTGTCCGGGCTGACCGGCCGCCGCCGCGAGCAGCTGGCCGAGACGCTGCTGGCCCTGGTCCGGACCCGGGGGAGCGCGCCCGAGCTGGGGCGCCTGCTCGACCTGCACCCGCAGACGATCCGGGCGCGGCTCAAGAAGCTGGGGGAGCTGTTCGGGGCGCGGCTGGACGATCCGGCGGAACGGCTGCGGCTGGAGCTGGCGCTGCTGGCCGAACGGGTCCTGCCGGACCAAGGCTGA
- a CDS encoding helix-turn-helix domain-containing protein, producing MVEYRSFRLLASLPRALGAGLRPHVGHAAASMIQEVQRTVPAYGQPLKGVFGKVLVKSVEFAVQHCVDTMGEPTLSHEHWVEFYRGRGRIEFTEGRNLDALQDSATIGARVAWRAMHPAVVAAGVDPAVISVAAEAIFAYVDELCATAIEGYQEAQAEAEGAVPVRRRRLLELIAGAPEGAASSIAGLAGGAGWPLPETAAMVALERGPEAADFPADLLGDGVLADLDGPEPYLLTRDPDTELAPLAAKLDGWRAAVSPTVPLADAPAALRTARRALQLSGPDVPGPIIWCRDHLATLWLLAEDFLAAELARQSLDPFDSLSEKQRERLSETLLAWLETRGGAPEIAQRLGVHPQTVRNRLRQLEELFGDRLKDADDRLGMQLALRAQRLMRAHRPPEA from the coding sequence GTGGTCGAGTACCGCAGCTTTCGCTTGCTGGCCTCGTTGCCGCGCGCGCTGGGCGCGGGCCTGCGCCCGCACGTCGGGCACGCCGCGGCCTCGATGATCCAGGAGGTGCAGCGCACGGTCCCGGCCTACGGCCAGCCGCTCAAGGGCGTGTTCGGCAAGGTGCTCGTGAAGAGCGTCGAGTTCGCGGTGCAGCACTGCGTCGACACGATGGGCGAGCCGACGCTGTCGCACGAGCACTGGGTCGAGTTCTACCGGGGCCGCGGCCGGATCGAGTTCACCGAAGGCCGCAACCTCGACGCGTTGCAGGACAGCGCCACGATCGGGGCCAGGGTGGCGTGGCGGGCCATGCACCCCGCGGTGGTCGCCGCCGGGGTCGACCCGGCCGTCATCTCGGTCGCCGCGGAGGCCATCTTCGCCTACGTCGACGAGCTGTGCGCGACCGCGATCGAGGGCTACCAGGAGGCGCAGGCCGAGGCCGAGGGCGCCGTCCCGGTCCGGCGCCGCCGGTTGCTGGAGCTGATCGCGGGCGCCCCGGAGGGCGCGGCGAGCAGCATCGCCGGCCTGGCGGGCGGCGCGGGCTGGCCGCTGCCGGAGACCGCGGCGATGGTGGCGTTGGAACGCGGCCCGGAAGCCGCGGACTTCCCCGCCGACCTGCTCGGCGACGGCGTCCTGGCCGACCTCGACGGCCCGGAGCCGTACCTGCTGACCCGCGACCCGGACACCGAGCTGGCCCCGCTGGCGGCCAAGCTCGACGGCTGGCGCGCGGCGGTCTCCCCGACGGTCCCGCTGGCCGACGCCCCGGCGGCGTTGCGCACGGCGCGGCGGGCGTTGCAGCTGTCCGGCCCGGACGTCCCCGGCCCGATCATCTGGTGCCGCGACCACCTGGCCACGCTCTGGCTGCTGGCCGAGGACTTCCTGGCGGCCGAGCTGGCCCGCCAGAGCCTCGACCCGTTCGACTCGCTCAGCGAGAAGCAGCGCGAGCGGCTGAGCGAGACGCTGCTGGCCTGGCTGGAGACGCGGGGCGGGGCGCCGGAGATCGCGCAGCGGCTGGGCGTGCACCCGCAGACGGTCCGCAACCGCCTGCGCCAGCTGGAGGAGCTGTTCGGAGACCGGTTGAAGGACGCGGACGACCGGCTGGGCATGCAGCTGGCCCTGCGCGCGCAACGGCTGATGCGCGCCCACCGGCCGCCGGAAGCCTGA
- a CDS encoding helix-turn-helix domain-containing protein, with protein sequence MTDVDTGFAATALRAGRPNAGERTPGPAHRQQSVSADRPRPAYPPAPRTPADPRHGRASGAIGLWASLPRELAIRFKPRVDPLARAILQEVQRAVPEYRQPLEGAFGHIITQGVRQSIIQCLDSVGTPGAVPLETWTTVFRNLGKIEFNEGRSLDCLQTAYRVGGRVAWRHISEFGQATGVSADTLCTSAEAIFAYVDEISALSIEGYTAAQTRAAGTRARRRRRLLELLLADPPSAPQTITAQAATAQWPLPAEVTVVALEPRADQHGVVNQHSLAAPDLHSDVLVDLEGSEPCLVTGDPEKHLKNLAERLPGWRAVIGPTVRLSDAPRSLLWARRTLKLLQRGVLPDTPVTRCTDHLSTLWLLADEFLVRELCARSLQPFENLTPKQRARLGETLLIWLQSRGSAPEIAKRLKVHPQTVRYRMHQLIDLFGDRLNNADDRLDMEIALRAEALLGS encoded by the coding sequence ATGACCGACGTGGACACCGGATTCGCCGCCACCGCCCTGCGGGCCGGTCGGCCGAACGCCGGCGAGCGCACTCCCGGACCGGCCCACCGGCAGCAGTCCGTGTCGGCCGACCGGCCCCGGCCCGCCTACCCGCCCGCCCCGCGCACCCCGGCGGATCCCCGGCACGGCCGCGCTTCCGGCGCGATCGGGCTGTGGGCGTCCCTGCCCCGCGAGCTGGCGATCCGCTTCAAGCCGCGGGTCGACCCGCTCGCCCGCGCCATCCTGCAGGAGGTGCAGCGGGCGGTGCCCGAGTACCGCCAGCCGCTGGAGGGCGCGTTCGGGCACATCATCACGCAGGGTGTCCGGCAGTCGATCATCCAGTGCCTCGACAGTGTCGGCACGCCCGGCGCCGTGCCGCTCGAGACGTGGACGACCGTGTTCCGGAACCTCGGCAAGATCGAGTTCAACGAGGGCCGCAGCCTCGACTGCCTGCAGACCGCCTACCGGGTCGGCGGGCGGGTCGCGTGGCGGCACATCAGCGAGTTCGGGCAGGCCACCGGCGTCTCCGCGGACACGCTGTGCACGAGCGCCGAAGCCATCTTCGCCTACGTCGACGAGATCTCGGCGCTCTCGATCGAGGGCTACACGGCGGCGCAGACGCGTGCGGCAGGCACCCGGGCGCGCCGCCGGAGACGGCTGCTGGAACTGCTGCTCGCCGACCCGCCGTCCGCGCCGCAGACCATCACCGCGCAGGCCGCCACGGCCCAGTGGCCGCTGCCGGCCGAGGTCACCGTCGTCGCCCTCGAACCGCGGGCCGACCAGCACGGTGTCGTCAACCAGCACAGCCTGGCCGCGCCGGACCTGCATTCCGACGTCCTCGTCGACCTCGAAGGCAGCGAGCCGTGCCTGGTCACCGGCGACCCGGAAAAGCACCTGAAGAACCTCGCCGAGCGGCTGCCGGGCTGGCGCGCGGTGATCGGCCCGACCGTGCGCCTCAGCGACGCGCCGCGCTCGCTGCTGTGGGCCCGCCGCACGCTGAAGCTGCTCCAGCGCGGCGTCCTGCCGGACACGCCGGTGACGCGCTGCACCGACCACCTGTCCACGCTGTGGCTGCTGGCCGACGAGTTCCTCGTCCGCGAGCTGTGCGCCCGCAGCCTGCAGCCGTTCGAGAACCTCACGCCGAAGCAGCGGGCGCGGCTCGGCGAGACGTTGCTGATCTGGCTGCAGTCCCGCGGCAGCGCCCCCGAGATCGCGAAGCGGCTCAAGGTGCACCCGCAGACCGTCCGGTACCGCATGCACCAGCTCATCGACCTGTTCGGCGACCGGCTCAACAACGCCGACGACCGGCTCGACATGGAGATCGCGCTGCGGGCGGAGGCGCTGCTCGGTTCCTGA